The Novosphingobium terrae genome has a window encoding:
- the nusG gene encoding transcription termination/antitermination protein NusG encodes MARWYIIHAYSGFESKVKEAIITEAERLGLEQLVEQIEVPSEQVTEVKRGKKVQVERKTMPGYVLAKLTMNDDIYHLVKNTAKVTGFLGLNGKPQAISERDAERYFGNREQVATQVKKHVAVDYEIGDSVKVLDGPFSSFTGIVEELDFDKNRVKVSVSIFGRATPVELDFEHVELSK; translated from the coding sequence ATGGCCCGCTGGTATATCATTCACGCCTATTCCGGCTTTGAGAGCAAGGTCAAGGAAGCCATCATCACCGAGGCCGAGCGCCTGGGTCTGGAGCAGTTGGTCGAGCAGATCGAAGTGCCCTCCGAGCAGGTGACCGAGGTCAAGCGCGGCAAGAAGGTTCAGGTCGAGCGCAAGACCATGCCCGGCTATGTGCTGGCCAAGCTGACGATGAACGACGACATCTACCACCTGGTGAAGAACACCGCCAAGGTGACCGGCTTCCTGGGCCTGAACGGCAAGCCGCAGGCCATCAGTGAGCGCGATGCGGAGCGTTACTTCGGCAACCGCGAGCAGGTCGCCACGCAGGTCAAGAAGCATGTCGCGGTCGATTACGAGATCGGCGATTCGGTCAAGGTGCTGGACGGTCCGTTCAGCAGCTTCACCGGCATCGTGGAGGAGCTGGATTTCGACAAGAACCGCGTCAAGGTTTCGGTGTCGATCTTCGGTCGCGCCACCCCGGTCGAGCTGGACTTCGAGCACGTCGAACTTTCGAAGTAA
- a CDS encoding M23 family metallopeptidase has product MKALPLLAAALVIAAPAVAAPEKTPAKKHKPAAEAKGENDVPLDREHVHLVKPGETLGGIAHRAKVPRILIIEANSIKPPYDVHAGQRLMLPRTRRHTVKEGETGFDIAYHYGVPLSSILVANGLKDGTKLDVGQSLLIPTMLSSDKKAVVAADDKPARKDKPTAENDAADTPSPREAKADHGDGGSAKAAPHFSWPLNGPVRRGFTPRGKPNFHDGLDIVAPEGSAARAVASGTVLFAKEEPDSFGRLVVIDHGNGWQSAYGFLSKITVKEGDPVKAHERVGLVGHSGKATRDELHFEIRQDNHPVDPAGLLPKRVAEKKVDEKVAVKKVVKKK; this is encoded by the coding sequence GTGAAGGCGCTGCCGCTGCTGGCAGCAGCTCTGGTGATCGCCGCCCCCGCTGTCGCGGCGCCTGAAAAGACGCCCGCGAAAAAGCACAAGCCTGCCGCCGAGGCGAAGGGTGAGAACGATGTCCCGCTCGATCGCGAGCATGTCCATCTGGTGAAACCCGGCGAGACGCTGGGCGGCATCGCGCATCGCGCCAAGGTGCCGCGCATTCTGATCATCGAGGCCAACTCGATCAAGCCGCCCTATGACGTCCACGCCGGGCAGCGGCTGATGCTGCCCCGCACCCGCCGCCATACGGTGAAAGAAGGCGAGACCGGCTTTGACATCGCCTATCATTATGGCGTGCCGCTGTCCTCGATCCTGGTCGCCAATGGGCTGAAGGATGGCACCAAGCTGGATGTCGGCCAGTCGCTGCTGATCCCGACGATGCTGTCGTCGGACAAGAAGGCCGTGGTGGCAGCGGACGACAAGCCCGCCAGGAAGGACAAACCCACCGCCGAGAACGACGCCGCTGACACCCCCAGCCCGCGCGAGGCCAAGGCGGATCATGGTGACGGCGGTTCGGCCAAGGCCGCGCCGCATTTTTCATGGCCGCTGAACGGGCCGGTGCGCCGTGGCTTCACGCCGCGCGGCAAGCCCAATTTCCATGACGGGCTCGACATCGTCGCGCCGGAAGGCAGCGCTGCGCGTGCTGTCGCCTCGGGCACGGTGCTGTTTGCCAAGGAAGAGCCAGACAGCTTCGGGCGTCTGGTCGTGATCGACCACGGGAACGGCTGGCAGTCAGCCTATGGCTTCCTGAGCAAGATCACCGTGAAGGAAGGCGATCCCGTCAAGGCGCATGAGCGAGTCGGGCTGGTCGGCCACTCCGGCAAGGCAACGCGCGACGAGCTGCATTTCGAGATCAGGCAGGATAACCATCCCGTCGATCCTGCGGGCCTTCTGCCGAAGCGGGTTGCCGAGAAGAAGGTGGATGAGAAGGTTGCGGTCAAGAAGGTCGTGAAGAAGAAGTGA
- the rimO gene encoding 30S ribosomal protein S12 methylthiotransferase RimO — protein MSSENTITVLPDAPKVGMVSLGCPKALVDSERILTRLRADGYAMSPDYAGADVVLVNTCGFLDSAKEESLAAIGEAIAENGRVIVTGCMGNEADVIRARFPDVLAVTGAHQYEQVVDAVHIAAPPSQGPFVDLIPSRDGEVKLTPRHYSYLKISEGCNHSCSFCIIPQLRGKLASRRIDAVLREAEKLVAAGTQELLVISQDTSAYGVDIRHESRMWKGQEVRAHMTDLARELGNLRTADGTPPWVRMHYVYPYPHVDDIIPLMAEGLITPYLDIPFQHAAPNVLRAMKRPANEAKVLERIKKWREICPDLAIRSSFVVGFPGETEEDFQYLLDWLDEAQLDRVGGFRFEPVEGATANDLPGAVPEAVKEERYTRLMEKTEAISAARLARKIGRTIPVIIDEVGEADEEGDRGATGRSQADAPEIDGQVLLRDVPADLEPGAIVRVHIEDADAHDLFGVIVES, from the coding sequence ATGTCCAGCGAAAACACGATCACCGTTCTTCCCGATGCTCCCAAGGTCGGCATGGTCAGCCTTGGCTGTCCCAAGGCCCTTGTCGATTCCGAGCGGATTCTCACGCGTTTGCGGGCCGATGGCTATGCCATGAGCCCGGATTATGCCGGCGCCGATGTGGTGCTGGTGAACACCTGCGGCTTCCTCGATTCCGCCAAGGAAGAATCGCTGGCCGCCATCGGCGAGGCGATTGCCGAAAACGGTCGCGTGATCGTGACAGGCTGCATGGGCAATGAGGCCGATGTGATCCGCGCCCGCTTCCCCGATGTGCTGGCCGTCACCGGCGCGCATCAGTATGAGCAGGTGGTCGATGCGGTGCATATTGCCGCGCCGCCCTCGCAGGGGCCCTTCGTCGATCTGATCCCGAGCCGCGATGGCGAGGTGAAGCTGACGCCGCGCCACTATTCCTATCTGAAGATTTCGGAAGGCTGCAACCATTCCTGCTCCTTCTGCATCATCCCGCAGCTGCGCGGCAAGCTGGCGAGCCGCCGGATCGATGCCGTGCTGCGCGAGGCGGAAAAGCTGGTTGCGGCCGGGACGCAGGAACTGCTGGTCATCAGTCAGGACACTTCGGCCTATGGCGTTGATATCCGCCATGAAAGCCGCATGTGGAAGGGCCAGGAGGTTCGCGCTCACATGACCGATCTGGCGCGTGAGCTGGGCAATCTGCGCACAGCTGATGGCACGCCGCCCTGGGTGCGTATGCATTACGTCTACCCTTATCCGCATGTGGACGACATCATTCCGCTGATGGCCGAGGGGCTGATCACGCCCTACCTCGACATTCCCTTCCAGCATGCCGCGCCCAATGTGCTGCGCGCCATGAAGCGCCCGGCCAATGAGGCCAAGGTGCTGGAACGCATCAAGAAGTGGCGCGAGATTTGCCCCGATCTGGCGATCCGTTCCTCCTTCGTGGTGGGCTTCCCCGGCGAGACCGAGGAGGATTTCCAGTATCTGCTCGACTGGCTGGATGAGGCGCAGCTCGATCGCGTCGGCGGCTTCCGTTTCGAGCCTGTCGAGGGTGCGACGGCCAATGATCTGCCCGGCGCCGTGCCCGAGGCGGTGAAGGAAGAGCGCTACACCCGCCTGATGGAGAAGACCGAGGCGATCAGCGCGGCGCGTCTTGCCCGCAAAATCGGCCGCACCATTCCCGTCATCATCGACGAGGTGGGTGAGGCTGACGAAGAGGGCGATCGCGGCGCCACGGGCCGCAGCCAGGCCGATGCGCCGGAGATCGACGGTCAGGTTCTGCTGCGCGACGTGCCTGCAGATCTGGAGCCCGGCGCCATCGTCCGCGTCCATATCGAGGATGCCGATGCGCATGATCTTTTTGGCGTGATCGTGGAAAGCTGA
- a CDS encoding competence/damage-inducible protein A, which produces MSASPDSARIYTAALIVIGDEILSGRTHDKNIAQIASWLGVQGIRLREVRVVPDVTEAIVEAVNALRVRNDYLFTTGGIGPTHDDITVDAIAEALGVPVVVHEEARAILDAYYTSKGSTLTEARLRMARVPEGADLIPNRYSGAPGIRWGNIYIMAGVPMITAGMLDALTGSLEGGAPVLSATLGCWVGESEVADLLASTEKAFAGVQIGSYPFFREGKTGVNFVIRSTDAEELAACSSQLARDLATLGHQAVEGGI; this is translated from the coding sequence ATGTCTGCTTCCCCTGATTCCGCCCGCATCTACACCGCCGCCCTGATCGTGATCGGAGACGAGATCCTCTCGGGCCGCACGCATGACAAGAACATCGCCCAGATCGCCAGCTGGCTGGGCGTGCAGGGCATCCGCCTGCGCGAGGTGCGCGTGGTGCCCGATGTGACCGAGGCCATCGTGGAAGCGGTGAACGCCCTGCGGGTGCGCAACGACTATCTCTTCACCACCGGCGGCATCGGCCCCACGCATGACGACATCACCGTCGATGCCATCGCCGAAGCCCTGGGCGTGCCCGTGGTGGTCCATGAGGAAGCCCGCGCCATCCTCGATGCCTATTACACCAGCAAGGGCAGCACGCTGACCGAGGCGCGCCTGCGCATGGCCCGCGTGCCCGAAGGCGCCGATCTGATCCCGAACCGCTATTCCGGCGCGCCGGGCATCCGCTGGGGCAACATCTACATCATGGCGGGCGTACCCATGATCACCGCCGGCATGCTCGACGCTCTGACCGGATCGCTGGAAGGCGGCGCGCCGGTGCTCTCCGCCACGCTGGGCTGCTGGGTGGGCGAAAGCGAAGTCGCGGATCTGCTGGCCAGCACCGAAAAGGCCTTCGCGGGCGTACAGATCGGCAGCTACCCCTTCTTCCGTGAGGGCAAGACCGGCGTCAATTTCGTGATCCGCTCCACCGATGCCGAGGAACTGGCCGCCTGCTCCAGCCAATTGGCCCGGGATCTGGCCACGCTGGGCCATCAGGCCGTTGAGGGAGGCATCTGA
- the rplK gene encoding 50S ribosomal protein L11 translates to MAKKIDGYIKLQIAAGEAKPSPPIGPALGQRGVNIMGFCKEFNAATQEVEKGTPLPTIITVYSDKSFSFVTKTPPATFFIKKALGLKSGSKAPGKDSVGQITRAQLETIAESKMKDLNANDIVAAAKIIEGSARSMGLKIVEG, encoded by the coding sequence GTGGCCAAGAAAATTGACGGTTACATCAAGCTGCAGATCGCAGCTGGTGAAGCAAAGCCCAGCCCGCCGATCGGCCCCGCACTGGGTCAGCGCGGCGTGAACATCATGGGTTTCTGCAAGGAATTCAACGCCGCGACTCAGGAAGTCGAAAAGGGCACCCCGCTGCCGACCATCATCACGGTCTATTCGGACAAGTCCTTCTCCTTCGTGACGAAGACCCCGCCCGCCACCTTCTTCATCAAGAAGGCTCTGGGCCTGAAGTCGGGTTCGAAGGCTCCCGGCAAGGACAGCGTCGGCCAGATCACGCGCGCTCAGCTCGAGACGATCGCCGAGTCCAAGATGAAGGACCTCAACGCCAACGATATCGTCGCTGCCGCGAAGATCATCGAAGGTTCGGCCCGTTCGATGGGCCTGAAGATTGTGGAGGGCTGA
- a CDS encoding acyltransferase family protein — MRLTRLDGLRGLAALGVFLHHMAFFCGDRAADLPMGLGWSLGWIIERGWALVDLFFLLSGYVFAHVYGAPGQLRRAGAMGDFWIARIARLWPLHLVALLLFALIGWGGAKNDAPHFILNLLMLQGFDLDTRFSFNISSWSLSVEMLAYAIFAFGARLGDRALWRITLLTVAGGLAWLVLLGYPRGVWPGEMILRGPLGFFIGQLLWRGRAVAGRIPASLLLAMLAGGLWLEQGAYSPILPLDLLCWPAAVLLALRMPWLERGPFIWLGERSFGIYMLHLLVIRSVNALWSPHWLGGGGTMLSHATIILLTLSCAEYAHRRIEIPGRAATRALWAARQAENADVSAQPA, encoded by the coding sequence ATGCGCCTGACCCGGCTGGACGGTTTGCGCGGTCTGGCGGCGCTTGGCGTTTTTCTTCACCATATGGCATTCTTCTGCGGGGATCGTGCAGCTGATCTGCCGATGGGGCTTGGCTGGTCGCTGGGCTGGATCATCGAGCGAGGCTGGGCCCTGGTCGATCTGTTCTTCCTGCTCTCCGGCTATGTCTTTGCCCATGTCTATGGCGCGCCCGGACAGTTGCGAAGGGCTGGCGCCATGGGAGATTTCTGGATCGCCCGTATCGCGCGGCTCTGGCCGCTGCATCTGGTCGCGCTGCTTCTCTTCGCGCTGATTGGCTGGGGTGGGGCCAAGAATGACGCGCCGCATTTCATCCTCAACCTGCTGATGCTTCAGGGTTTTGACCTCGATACGCGCTTCAGCTTCAACATTTCCAGCTGGTCGCTCAGTGTCGAAATGCTGGCCTATGCGATCTTTGCCTTCGGGGCACGGCTGGGGGATCGGGCGCTGTGGAGGATCACCCTGCTGACGGTGGCGGGCGGTCTGGCATGGCTTGTCTTGCTTGGTTATCCGCGCGGTGTCTGGCCGGGCGAGATGATTCTGCGTGGCCCTCTGGGCTTCTTCATCGGCCAGTTGCTGTGGCGCGGGCGGGCTGTTGCCGGTCGCATTCCGGCATCGCTGCTGCTGGCCATGCTCGCGGGCGGCCTGTGGCTCGAGCAGGGGGCTTACAGCCCCATCCTGCCGCTCGATCTGCTGTGCTGGCCTGCCGCCGTCCTGCTGGCTCTGCGTATGCCCTGGCTGGAGCGTGGCCCCTTTATCTGGCTGGGCGAGCGTTCCTTTGGCATCTATATGCTTCATCTGCTGGTGATCCGCAGCGTGAATGCTCTCTGGTCGCCGCACTGGTTGGGTGGCGGGGGCACCATGCTCAGCCATGCCACGATCATCCTGCTCACATTGTCCTGCGCTGAATATGCCCATCGCCGCATCGAAATTCCCGGGCGTGCCGCGACCCGCGCGCTCTGGGCGGCACGACAGGCTGAGAATGCGGACGTCAGCGCGCAACCGGCCTGA
- the surE gene encoding 5'/3'-nucleotidase SurE — MRILLTNDDGIHAPGLKVLEAIARQLSDDIWICCPEEEQSGAGHSLTLSRPVRLRQYEERRFAVSGTPTDSVTMALKKILPAAPDLILSGVNRGANLGDDVTYSGTVSAAMEGALAGIRSIALSQVYSKEGLGDSVSFSAAEAWGYKVLQPLVNAPIAPRTLVNVNFPPIAGDQVRGIRVVRQGFHDYARGSVVEGTDPRGYRYFWFGLHGIEHTTGHNTDLEAIADGFVSVTPLQLDLTHEASLAALGARFQA; from the coding sequence ATGCGTATCCTGCTGACCAATGACGATGGTATCCACGCCCCCGGCCTGAAGGTGCTGGAAGCCATCGCCCGCCAGCTTTCCGACGACATCTGGATCTGCTGCCCCGAGGAAGAGCAGTCGGGCGCGGGCCACTCGCTGACGCTCAGCCGGCCGGTGCGCCTGCGCCAGTATGAGGAACGCCGTTTCGCCGTCAGCGGCACGCCGACCGATTCGGTGACCATGGCGCTGAAAAAGATCCTGCCCGCCGCGCCCGACCTGATTCTCTCGGGCGTGAACCGCGGCGCCAATCTGGGCGATGACGTGACCTATTCGGGTACCGTCTCCGCCGCGATGGAAGGCGCGCTGGCCGGAATCCGCTCGATTGCGCTCAGCCAGGTCTATTCCAAGGAAGGTCTGGGCGATTCGGTGTCCTTCTCGGCGGCAGAAGCATGGGGATACAAAGTTTTACAACCATTGGTGAATGCCCCGATTGCGCCACGCACATTGGTTAACGTAAATTTCCCTCCGATCGCAGGCGATCAGGTAAGGGGCATTCGCGTGGTAAGGCAGGGTTTCCATGATTACGCACGCGGTTCGGTGGTCGAAGGCACCGATCCGCGCGGCTATCGCTACTTCTGGTTCGGCCTGCACGGCATCGAACACACCACCGGTCATAACACCGATCTGGAAGCGATTGCCGACGGCTTCGTCTCGGTGACGCCGCTGCAGCTCGACCTGACGCATGAGGCTTCGCTGGCGGCGCTGGGCGCAAGGTTCCAGGCGTGA
- the secE gene encoding preprotein translocase subunit SecE translates to MNDRAANDGAKTSPGEFINQVKVEARKVVWPTRQETLTTGIFVGILMLILAVFFLGIDTVFGKLVQFLLSLA, encoded by the coding sequence ATGAACGACCGCGCCGCCAATGACGGAGCCAAGACGAGCCCCGGCGAATTCATCAACCAGGTGAAGGTCGAGGCCCGTAAGGTGGTGTGGCCCACCCGTCAGGAAACGCTGACCACGGGTATCTTCGTGGGCATTCTGATGCTGATCCTGGCCGTGTTCTTCCTGGGCATCGATACGGTGTTCGGCAAGCTGGTGCAGTTTTTGCTGTCGCTGGCGTAA
- a CDS encoding YqgE/AlgH family protein, whose protein sequence is MAPTLDAQHLDGRLLLALPGMPDTRFEDAVIALCLHNEEGAMGIGVGHELDGISLHMLLKDLDIDPGTAPDAAIHFGGPVEPQRGFVIHSPDYTGAGTITPSPLWSVTASREILTSIAQGEGPKQWLIALGYSGWGAGQLESEMREHGWFAADSHPGILFDTPVDDRWHAIWVAEGVDPSHLSGQTGRA, encoded by the coding sequence GTGGCCCCTACCCTCGACGCCCAACACCTCGACGGACGCCTGCTGCTGGCCCTGCCCGGCATGCCCGACACCCGCTTCGAAGACGCCGTCATCGCTCTGTGCCTCCACAATGAGGAAGGCGCGATGGGCATCGGCGTGGGGCATGAGCTGGATGGCATCTCGCTCCATATGCTGCTGAAAGATCTGGATATCGATCCGGGCACCGCCCCCGATGCCGCGATCCACTTCGGCGGCCCTGTCGAGCCCCAGCGCGGCTTTGTGATCCACTCGCCAGACTACACCGGCGCGGGCACCATCACGCCCAGCCCTCTATGGTCGGTGACGGCAAGCCGGGAAATCCTCACCAGCATCGCGCAAGGCGAAGGGCCGAAGCAATGGCTGATCGCTCTGGGCTACTCAGGCTGGGGCGCCGGGCAGCTGGAAAGCGAAATGCGCGAGCATGGCTGGTTCGCGGCAGACAGCCATCCGGGGATCCTGTTCGATACGCCCGTCGATGATCGCTGGCATGCGATCTGGGTGGCTGAAGGGGTCGATCCCTCGCATCTGTCCGGGCAAACTGGAAGGGCTTGA
- a CDS encoding DUF1761 domain-containing protein: MGPVNWIAVILAAAVAAGIAWPWYALFRRAVPPAWRLLVLFFPASLIGHNFARVGVDALAVKPWLYWMMSGGFALSIIIPAQVVADGRHKVPCRETLIDAGYWLVAFLGMGTVFWVLK; encoded by the coding sequence ATGGGCCCCGTCAACTGGATCGCGGTGATCCTCGCAGCGGCGGTGGCCGCAGGCATCGCGTGGCCGTGGTACGCCCTGTTCCGCCGCGCTGTTCCGCCTGCGTGGCGTCTGTTGGTGCTGTTTTTCCCAGCCTCGCTGATCGGGCATAATTTCGCGCGGGTGGGCGTGGATGCGCTGGCGGTGAAGCCATGGCTCTACTGGATGATGAGTGGAGGCTTTGCGCTGTCGATCATCATTCCCGCGCAGGTGGTGGCCGATGGGCGGCATAAGGTGCCTTGCCGGGAAACGCTGATCGATGCCGGCTATTGGCTGGTTGCGTTTCTCGGGATGGGGACGGTGTTTTGGGTTTTGAAGTAA
- the rplA gene encoding 50S ribosomal protein L1 has product MAKLTKKQKSLTEKLGDNQNLHGIDDAIQFLKDLKSAKFDETLEISLNLGVDPRHADQMVRGMVTLPSGTGKDVKVAVFARGDKAEAALAAGADRVGAEDLLEDMQAGNLDYGRVIATPDMMGVVGRLGKLLGPKGLMPNPKLGTVTPNVAEAIKAAKGGQIEFRVEKAGIIHGGIGKLSFTNEALRANFDAFVDAIVKAKPSGAKGKYLRKIGLSTSMGPGLKVDLSQVHGG; this is encoded by the coding sequence ATGGCCAAGCTGACCAAGAAGCAGAAGTCGCTCACCGAAAAGCTGGGTGACAATCAGAACCTGCACGGCATCGACGATGCCATCCAGTTCCTGAAGGACCTCAAGAGCGCCAAGTTCGACGAGACCCTCGAGATCTCGCTGAACCTGGGCGTTGACCCCCGCCACGCCGACCAGATGGTCCGCGGCATGGTCACCCTGCCTTCGGGCACCGGCAAGGACGTCAAGGTTGCCGTCTTCGCCCGTGGCGACAAGGCTGAGGCCGCTCTGGCCGCTGGCGCTGACCGCGTGGGCGCCGAGGACCTGCTGGAAGACATGCAGGCCGGTAACCTCGACTACGGTCGCGTCATCGCCACGCCCGACATGATGGGCGTTGTCGGTCGCCTCGGCAAGCTGCTGGGCCCCAAGGGCCTGATGCCGAACCCGAAGCTGGGCACCGTGACCCCGAACGTCGCTGAAGCGATCAAGGCTGCCAAGGGCGGCCAGATCGAGTTCCGCGTCGAAAAGGCCGGCATCATCCACGGCGGCATCGGCAAGCTGAGCTTCACCAACGAAGCCCTGCGCGCCAACTTCGACGCCTTCGTCGATGCCATCGTCAAGGCCAAGCCGTCGGGCGCCAAGGGCAAGTACCTGCGCAAGATCGGCCTCTCGACCTCGATGGGCCCCGGCCTGAAGGTCGACCTGAGCCAGGTGCACGGCGGCTGA
- the serS gene encoding serine--tRNA ligase produces the protein MHDIRFIRENPQAFDAGLALRGLAPLADSILAADAQSRSIQNSLQELLAERNEASKAIGQAKAKKDEALAAQLMERVGTLKETIPALEAQHREAAEAVSALLAGLPNLPAEGVPEGKDEDENVEVKRWGDPKPAEGAKEHFDIGAPLGLDFESAQSVSGARFAYLRGGVARLSRALGQFMLDTHTTKFGYEEVAPPVLVRDEALFGTAQLPKFAEDLFQTTDGRWLIPTAEVSLTNLARDQIVETATLPLRFTALTSCFRSEAGAAGKDTRGLIRQHQFDKVELVSITTPEESDAEHERMTEAAEHILETLVLPYRRMLLCTGDMGFSARRTYDLEVWLPGQGKYREISSCSNCGDFQARRMDARYKPEGQKSTRFLHTLNGSGLAVGRTLVAVLENYQNTDGSVTVPEALRPYMGGLDVLRP, from the coding sequence ATGCACGATATCCGATTCATCCGCGAAAACCCGCAAGCCTTTGACGCAGGCCTCGCCCTGCGCGGGCTGGCTCCCCTGGCTGACAGCATTCTGGCGGCGGACGCCCAGTCGCGTTCGATCCAGAACAGCCTTCAGGAGCTGCTGGCCGAACGCAACGAGGCTTCCAAGGCCATCGGTCAGGCCAAGGCGAAGAAGGATGAGGCGCTGGCCGCCCAGTTGATGGAGCGTGTGGGCACGCTGAAGGAGACGATCCCCGCTCTGGAAGCCCAGCACCGCGAGGCCGCCGAGGCGGTCAGCGCGCTGCTGGCGGGTCTGCCCAACCTGCCCGCCGAGGGCGTGCCCGAAGGAAAGGATGAGGACGAAAACGTCGAGGTGAAGCGCTGGGGCGATCCGAAACCCGCCGAGGGCGCGAAGGAGCATTTCGACATCGGCGCGCCCTTGGGCCTCGATTTCGAAAGCGCCCAGAGCGTTTCGGGCGCGCGTTTCGCCTATCTGCGCGGCGGCGTGGCCCGCCTGAGCCGCGCGCTGGGCCAGTTCATGCTGGACACGCACACCACCAAATTCGGCTATGAGGAAGTCGCCCCGCCCGTGCTGGTGCGTGACGAGGCGCTGTTCGGCACTGCCCAGCTGCCCAAGTTTGCCGAGGATCTGTTCCAGACCACCGATGGCCGCTGGCTGATCCCCACCGCCGAGGTCAGCCTGACCAATCTGGCCCGCGACCAGATCGTCGAGACCGCCACCCTGCCCCTGCGCTTTACCGCGCTGACCTCCTGCTTCCGCAGCGAGGCAGGGGCAGCGGGCAAGGACACGCGCGGGTTGATCCGCCAGCACCAGTTCGACAAGGTGGAGCTGGTCTCGATCACCACGCCCGAGGAATCGGACGCCGAGCATGAACGGATGACCGAAGCTGCCGAGCATATCCTCGAAACGCTGGTCCTGCCCTATCGCCGCATGCTGCTCTGCACTGGCGACATGGGCTTTTCGGCGCGCCGCACCTATGACCTTGAGGTCTGGCTGCCGGGTCAGGGCAAGTATCGCGAGATCAGCTCCTGCTCGAACTGCGGCGATTTCCAGGCTCGCCGCATGGACGCCCGCTACAAGCCCGAGGGCCAGAAGAGCACGCGCTTCCTGCACACGCTCAACGGTTCGGGTCTGGCCGTGGGCCGCACGCTGGTCGCCGTGCTGGAGAATTACCAGAACACGGACGGCAGCGTGACCGTGCCCGAGGCGCTGCGCCCCTATATGGGCGGCCTCGACGTCCTGCGCCCCTGA